A window of Novosphingobium terrae contains these coding sequences:
- a CDS encoding nuclear transport factor 2 family protein: protein MADTDRITALETQVADLTRRLTVREDELDVRKLQHLYGYLIDKCMYNEVIDLFTDDGEVRFFGGVWNGKEGVRRLYVERFQKRFTHGNNGPIDGFLLDHPQLQDIVTIAPDGVTAHARARSMMQAGRHKDYLDTSNPMTANIRQWWEGGIYENTYKKVDGVWRIHVLNYFPHWHADFDKGWAYTDAQYVPFPKVLYPEDPSGPDALIEDHWLWPTHKLLPFHLPHPVTGKEMVAERWQGDIDRETAQQTAVPAE, encoded by the coding sequence ATGGCTGACACCGACCGGATCACCGCGCTTGAAACCCAAGTCGCAGACCTCACCCGCCGCCTGACCGTGCGCGAGGATGAGCTGGATGTGCGCAAGCTCCAGCACCTCTACGGCTATCTGATCGACAAATGCATGTACAATGAGGTGATCGACCTGTTCACCGATGATGGCGAGGTTCGCTTCTTCGGCGGCGTGTGGAACGGCAAGGAAGGCGTGCGCCGCCTCTATGTCGAACGCTTCCAGAAGCGCTTCACCCATGGCAACAACGGCCCGATCGACGGCTTCCTGCTGGATCACCCCCAGTTGCAGGACATCGTCACCATCGCGCCCGATGGCGTCACCGCCCATGCCCGCGCCCGCTCGATGATGCAGGCCGGGCGCCACAAGGACTATCTCGACACCTCCAACCCGATGACCGCCAACATCCGCCAGTGGTGGGAAGGCGGCATCTATGAGAACACCTACAAGAAGGTGGACGGTGTCTGGCGCATCCATGTGCTGAATTATTTCCCGCACTGGCACGCCGATTTCGACAAGGGCTGGGCCTATACGGATGCGCAATATGTGCCCTTCCCCAAGGTGCTCTACCCCGAGGACCCCAGCGGCCCCGATGCGCTGATCGAGGACCACTGGCTCTGGCCGACGCACAAGCTGCTGCCCTTCCATCTGCCCCATCCGGTGACCGGCAAGGAGATGGTGGCGGAACGCTGGCAGGGCGACATCGATCGCGAAACCGCACAGCAGACCGCCGTTCCCGCCGAGTAA
- a CDS encoding NAD-dependent succinate-semialdehyde dehydrogenase, which translates to MIHYPDLYMMIDGERVSGGARRSHAVLNPANGETLGQLPLADAQDLDRALAAAARGFALWRNSTPQQRAEVLQGAARLMRERSEEIARIAVLEQGKTLAEARMEVGMNVGLFEFYAGECYRLYGRVLVRPAGMRSTVQHEPVGPVAAFAPWNFPIGNPGRKLGAPIAAGCSVILKAAEETPASALAVLQCLLDAGLPPGVAQAVFGVPDEVSRHLLASPVIRKLSFTGSTTVGRHLLGLAAQDFKRTTMELGGHGPVLVFADADLDRTLDTVVAHKYRNAGQVCVSPTRFIVEDSLFEAFRDGFAARASALRVGDGLAPDTQVGPLANPRRVEAIDALIHEAIADGARLDTGGQRIGNRGFFYAPTVLSDVPLSARVMNEEPFGPLALINRFADEAAMIAEANRLPYGLAAYGWTRDAARQKRLAAQLETGMLGLNTTMIGGADAPFGGVKWSGHGHEDGPEGIMACLVTKTVHEG; encoded by the coding sequence ATGATCCACTATCCCGATCTGTACATGATGATTGATGGCGAGCGCGTCTCGGGCGGCGCAAGGCGCAGCCATGCCGTTCTGAACCCCGCCAATGGCGAAACACTGGGCCAGCTGCCGCTGGCCGATGCGCAGGATCTCGACCGCGCGCTGGCCGCCGCCGCCAGGGGCTTTGCGCTATGGCGCAATTCCACGCCGCAGCAACGCGCCGAGGTGCTTCAGGGCGCCGCCCGCCTGATGCGCGAACGCAGCGAGGAGATCGCCCGGATCGCCGTGCTGGAACAGGGCAAGACGCTGGCCGAGGCGCGCATGGAGGTCGGCATGAATGTCGGCCTTTTCGAGTTCTACGCGGGCGAATGTTACCGCCTCTATGGCCGGGTGCTGGTCCGCCCCGCCGGCATGCGCTCGACGGTGCAGCATGAGCCGGTCGGCCCGGTCGCCGCCTTTGCGCCCTGGAACTTCCCCATCGGCAATCCCGGGCGCAAGCTGGGCGCGCCTATTGCGGCGGGTTGCTCGGTGATCCTGAAAGCGGCGGAGGAAACGCCCGCCTCGGCGCTGGCGGTGCTGCAATGTCTGCTCGATGCGGGCCTGCCGCCCGGCGTGGCGCAGGCGGTGTTCGGCGTGCCCGATGAGGTGAGCCGCCATCTGCTTGCCAGCCCGGTCATCCGCAAACTGTCTTTCACAGGCTCGACCACGGTGGGGCGCCATCTGCTCGGGCTGGCCGCACAGGATTTCAAGCGCACCACGATGGAGCTGGGCGGCCATGGCCCGGTGCTGGTCTTTGCCGACGCCGATCTCGACCGCACGCTCGATACGGTGGTGGCGCATAAATACCGCAATGCGGGGCAGGTCTGCGTCTCGCCCACGCGCTTCATCGTGGAAGACAGCCTGTTCGAGGCCTTTCGCGATGGCTTTGCCGCGCGGGCATCTGCCTTGCGGGTGGGCGATGGCCTTGCCCCGGATACGCAGGTCGGCCCCCTGGCCAATCCACGCCGGGTCGAGGCGATCGATGCCCTGATCCACGAAGCCATCGCCGATGGCGCGCGACTGGACACCGGCGGCCAGCGCATCGGCAATCGTGGTTTCTTCTACGCCCCGACGGTCCTCTCCGATGTTCCGCTCAGCGCGCGGGTGATGAATGAGGAACCCTTCGGCCCCCTCGCCCTGATCAACCGCTTTGCCGATGAGGCCGCGATGATCGCGGAGGCCAATCGCCTGCCCTATGGTCTGGCCGCCTATGGCTGGACCCGCGACGCGGCGCGCCAGAAGCGGCTCGCCGCCCAGCTCGAAACCGGCATGCTGGGGCTCAACACCACGATGATCGGCGGGGCGGATGCGCCCTTTGGCGGGGTCAAATGGTCCGGCCACGGCCATGAGGACGGGCCAGAGGGGATCATGGCCTGCCTTGTCACCAAAACTGTCCACGAAGGCTGA
- a CDS encoding amidohydrolase family protein, with translation MTQHDTDHALKTGGEQGYLRIATEEAFATREQIDVYLRMVRDGTADRGMTSLWGFYAQSPSERAMQIIERLLDLGERRIADMDATGIDKAILALTSPGVQPFSDTHEAQRIARSANDLLAERCAAHPDRFIGMTAVAPQDPQWSAEEIRRGAHDLGFKGVQINSHTQGRYLDEPFFDPIFRALSDTGQPLYIHPGTPPDAMIGPLLDAGLDGAIYGFGVETGMHLLRLITIGIFDRYPDLQIMVGHMGEALPYWLYRLDYMHQAGIRSARYERMKPLKKTIADYFRSNVLVTCSGMAWEPAIRFAQQVMGEDRVMYAMDYPYQYEAHEVRALDAMELTPEVKRQFFQTNAERWFKL, from the coding sequence ATGACACAGCACGACACAGACCACGCCCTGAAAACGGGCGGAGAGCAAGGCTATCTGCGCATCGCCACCGAGGAGGCCTTTGCCACGCGCGAGCAGATCGACGTCTATCTGCGCATGGTGCGCGACGGCACGGCGGATCGGGGCATGACCTCGCTCTGGGGCTTTTACGCGCAAAGCCCCAGTGAGCGCGCCATGCAGATCATCGAACGCCTGCTCGATCTGGGCGAGCGGCGCATCGCCGATATGGATGCGACAGGCATAGACAAGGCGATTCTGGCGCTGACCTCGCCGGGGGTGCAGCCGTTCAGCGACACGCATGAGGCCCAGCGCATCGCGCGCTCCGCGAACGACTTGCTGGCCGAGCGCTGCGCGGCCCATCCCGACCGCTTTATCGGCATGACCGCCGTGGCGCCGCAGGACCCGCAATGGTCCGCCGAGGAAATCCGCCGGGGCGCGCATGATCTCGGCTTCAAGGGGGTGCAGATCAACAGCCACACACAGGGCCGCTATCTGGACGAACCCTTCTTCGATCCGATCTTCCGCGCCCTCTCCGATACCGGCCAGCCGCTCTACATCCATCCCGGCACGCCGCCCGATGCGATGATCGGCCCGCTGCTCGATGCCGGGCTGGATGGCGCGATCTATGGCTTTGGCGTGGAAACCGGCATGCATCTGCTGCGCCTCATCACCATCGGCATCTTCGACCGCTATCCCGACCTGCAGATCATGGTCGGCCATATGGGCGAGGCGCTGCCCTACTGGCTCTACCGGCTGGATTACATGCATCAGGCGGGCATCCGCAGCGCGCGCTATGAGCGGATGAAGCCGCTCAAAAAGACCATCGCCGACTATTTCCGCAGCAATGTGCTGGTGACCTGCAGCGGCATGGCATGGGAACCGGCGATCCGCTTTGCCCAGCAGGTGATGGGCGAGGACCGGGTGATGTATGCCATGGACTATCCCTATCAGTATGAGGCCCATGAGGTCCGCGCGCTGGACGCCATGGAGCTGACGCCCGAGGTGAAGCGCCAGTTCTTCCAGACCAACGCCGAACGCTGGTTCAAACTGTGA
- a CDS encoding MFS transporter has protein sequence MKANVTPPPGPARHIARGGWYALVLVALTNAMSLLDRQILAILAPAIKHDLGVGDAEMGLLFGTVFALFYALFSLPVGRLADGWLRGRLLAVSILFWSASTALAGMTSSFAMLAASRLCVGIGEAATQPAGTSLIYDYWPRHRRGFVMAVMASAIAVGLGGSLVLGGLAAQMWANAFAPGTAPFGLRGWQFAFLVAAAPGFVLSLFLWRLREPERGAMDGIATPPDPRPFRASLALLGTVTPGLHWLAMLRRRASMRSLGINLAALIVIAGGMAMLARFGMAQSPRPPLGFGMVAVDPHVLQWLVIGLGLFVLVNLLQGVRSSDPQAFRVIAGSPTLIMAMAVGTLQSAINYGMMAFNPSFLMRSYHLSMADTALQFGLLSAATGIAGPLVWGVLSDRLHLRFPAGGRAMVALVSMGLSPLLSFWVYTAPVPGAFYLRFVVYSLLLTGWMPPLYAILYDQVLPRMRGLTASLYLLVMTILGMGVGPYAIGLISDATGDLRAAMLGINVVAIPIVILLLLIARRSARDEAALTARARL, from the coding sequence GTGAAGGCGAATGTCACGCCGCCGCCCGGCCCCGCCCGCCATATCGCGCGCGGGGGCTGGTATGCGCTGGTGCTGGTGGCGCTGACCAATGCGATGAGCCTGCTCGACCGGCAGATTCTGGCCATTCTGGCCCCGGCCATCAAGCATGATCTGGGCGTGGGCGATGCCGAAATGGGGCTGCTCTTCGGCACGGTCTTCGCGCTGTTCTATGCGCTCTTCTCGCTGCCGGTGGGGCGACTGGCCGATGGCTGGCTGCGCGGACGGCTGCTGGCCGTCAGCATCCTGTTCTGGTCGGCCTCGACGGCGCTGGCGGGCATGACCTCCAGCTTTGCCATGCTGGCCGCCTCGCGCCTTTGCGTGGGCATCGGCGAGGCCGCAACCCAGCCGGCGGGCACCTCCCTCATCTATGACTATTGGCCGCGCCACCGCCGGGGTTTTGTGATGGCGGTGATGGCCTCGGCCATCGCGGTAGGGCTGGGCGGATCGCTGGTGCTGGGTGGGCTGGCCGCGCAGATGTGGGCCAACGCCTTTGCGCCGGGCACGGCGCCTTTCGGCCTGAGGGGATGGCAATTCGCCTTCCTGGTTGCCGCCGCGCCGGGGTTTGTCCTCTCGCTGTTCCTGTGGCGTCTGCGTGAGCCCGAGCGGGGCGCGATGGACGGCATCGCCACGCCGCCCGATCCCCGCCCCTTCCGCGCCAGCCTTGCCCTGCTGGGCACGGTGACGCCCGGCCTGCACTGGCTGGCCATGCTCCGCCGCCGCGCGAGCATGCGCAGTCTGGGCATCAATCTTGCCGCGCTGATCGTGATCGCCGGAGGCATGGCGATGCTGGCCCGCTTCGGCATGGCGCAATCGCCACGGCCACCGCTGGGCTTCGGCATGGTGGCGGTCGATCCGCATGTGCTGCAATGGCTGGTGATCGGGCTGGGCCTGTTCGTTCTGGTCAATCTGCTGCAGGGGGTGCGCTCCAGTGATCCTCAGGCCTTTCGCGTGATCGCTGGCTCGCCCACGCTGATCATGGCGATGGCGGTGGGCACGCTGCAATCGGCGATCAACTATGGGATGATGGCCTTCAACCCCAGCTTTCTGATGCGCAGCTATCACCTCTCCATGGCCGACACCGCGCTGCAGTTCGGCTTGCTCTCCGCCGCGACGGGGATTGCCGGGCCGCTGGTGTGGGGTGTGCTGTCAGACCGGCTGCATCTGCGCTTTCCCGCAGGCGGGCGGGCCATGGTGGCGCTGGTCTCGATGGGGCTGTCGCCGCTGCTCTCCTTCTGGGTCTATACCGCGCCTGTGCCCGGCGCTTTCTACCTGCGCTTCGTGGTCTACAGCCTGCTGCTGACCGGCTGGATGCCGCCGCTTTACGCCATCCTCTACGATCAGGTGCTGCCGCGCATGCGCGGGCTGACCGCCAGCCTCTATCTGCTGGTGATGACCATTCTGGGCATGGGCGTGGGGCCCTATGCCATCGGCCTGATCTCGGATGCGACCGGGGATCTGCGCGCGGCGATGCTGGGCATCAATGTCGTGGCCATTCCCATCGTCATCCTGCTGCTGCTGATCGCGCGGCGGTCGGCGCGCGATGAGGCTGCCCTCACCGCGCGCGCCAGGCTTTAG
- a CDS encoding carotenoid oxygenase family protein yields the protein MSHFPETPSFTGFNTPSRIEADIADLAHQGTIPPELNGAFFRVQPDPQFPPRLGDDIAFNGDGMITRFHIHDGQCDLRQRWAQTDKWKLEAQAGKALFGAYRNPLTDDPSVAGRYRSTANTNVWIHAGKLWAMKEDSPALLVDPATMETLGFETFGGAMRGQTFTAHPKLDPATGNMVGIGYAASGLCSDDVAYYEVGAQGQLLREVWFKAPYYCMMHDFAITPDYLVIHIVPSIGSWERLEEGLPHFGFDTTMPVYLGVLPRREGVTGDDIRWFRRDNCFASHVLNAWQEGSKIHFLTAEAKNNMFPFFPDVHGAPFNGREAMSYLTDWTVDMEANGDSFEAITRLTDTAAEFPRIDDRFTGLKTRYGWMLEMDMRRPVELKGGSAGGLLMNCLFLKDLETGREQHWWCGPVSSLQEPCFVPRSPDAPEGDGWIVQVCNRLEEHRSDLLIFEALDIEKGPVATIHVPIRLRFGLHGNWADAGTIGLAA from the coding sequence ATGTCCCATTTCCCGGAAACGCCCAGTTTTACCGGCTTCAACACCCCGTCCCGCATCGAGGCCGACATCGCCGACCTTGCCCATCAGGGCACGATTCCGCCCGAACTCAACGGGGCGTTTTTCCGGGTTCAGCCCGATCCGCAGTTCCCGCCGCGTCTGGGCGATGACATTGCCTTCAATGGCGATGGGATGATCACCCGCTTCCATATCCATGATGGCCAGTGCGATCTGCGCCAGCGCTGGGCCCAGACCGACAAATGGAAGCTGGAAGCGCAGGCGGGCAAGGCGCTGTTCGGCGCCTATCGCAATCCGCTGACCGATGATCCCTCGGTGGCGGGGCGCTATCGCTCCACGGCCAACACCAATGTCTGGATCCATGCGGGCAAGCTGTGGGCGATGAAGGAAGACAGCCCGGCCCTGCTGGTCGATCCGGCCACCATGGAAACGCTGGGCTTCGAAACCTTTGGCGGCGCGATGCGCGGCCAGACCTTCACCGCTCATCCCAAACTTGATCCCGCCACGGGCAATATGGTGGGGATCGGCTATGCCGCCTCGGGCCTGTGCAGTGACGATGTAGCCTATTACGAGGTCGGCGCGCAGGGCCAGCTGTTGCGCGAAGTGTGGTTCAAGGCGCCCTATTACTGCATGATGCATGACTTCGCAATCACGCCGGACTATCTGGTGATCCATATCGTGCCCTCGATCGGCAGCTGGGAGCGGCTGGAGGAGGGCCTGCCCCACTTTGGCTTCGACACCACCATGCCGGTCTATCTGGGCGTCTTGCCGCGCCGCGAAGGCGTTACCGGCGATGACATCCGCTGGTTCCGGCGTGACAATTGCTTTGCCAGCCATGTGCTCAACGCCTGGCAGGAGGGATCGAAGATCCATTTCCTCACCGCCGAGGCGAAGAACAACATGTTCCCCTTCTTCCCCGATGTGCATGGCGCCCCGTTCAACGGCCGTGAGGCGATGAGCTATCTGACCGACTGGACCGTCGATATGGAGGCCAATGGCGACAGCTTCGAGGCGATCACCCGCCTGACCGATACGGCAGCGGAATTCCCGCGCATCGATGACCGCTTCACCGGGCTCAAGACGCGCTATGGCTGGATGCTGGAGATGGACATGCGCCGCCCGGTCGAGCTGAAGGGCGGCAGCGCGGGCGGGCTGCTGATGAACTGCCTGTTCCTCAAAGACCTTGAGACGGGGCGCGAACAGCATTGGTGGTGCGGCCCCGTCTCCAGCCTTCAGGAGCCGTGCTTCGTGCCCCGCTCACCCGATGCGCCCGAGGGCGATGGCTGGATCGTGCAGGTCTGCAACCGGCTGGAGGAGCATCGCAGCGACCTGCTGATCTTCGAGGCGCTCGACATCGAAAAGGGGCCCGTCGCCACGATCCATGTGCCGATCCGCCTGCGCTTTGGCCTGCATGGCAATTGGGCCGATGCAGGGACGATCGGGCTGGCGGCCTAA
- a CDS encoding MarR family winged helix-turn-helix transcriptional regulator codes for MKDSETFAGLTASRTLEHVLDLHLRLAQSTTQKRFAEIFSDLGITQTQLTAMLLIAESPGTSQADIGRTLQMDRATVMGVINRLEGRGLIVRGQSAEDRRRQTLEITDDGLAMLAAAHERSGELGQWLRERFSEAEFHMLAALLKRIHEVDIGGF; via the coding sequence ATGAAAGACTCTGAAACATTCGCAGGACTGACAGCCAGCCGCACGCTGGAGCATGTTCTGGACCTTCACCTGCGGCTGGCGCAGAGCACCACGCAAAAGCGTTTTGCCGAAATCTTCAGCGATCTTGGCATCACGCAGACGCAGCTGACGGCGATGCTGCTGATCGCCGAATCGCCCGGCACATCGCAGGCCGATATTGGCCGCACGCTGCAGATGGACCGCGCGACGGTGATGGGCGTCATCAACCGTCTGGAAGGGCGCGGGCTGATCGTGCGCGGCCAGTCAGCGGAGGATCGCCGCCGCCAGACGCTGGAGATCACCGATGACGGGCTGGCCATGCTGGCCGCCGCGCATGAACGCAGCGGCGAGCTGGGCCAATGGCTGCGCGAACGCTTTTCCGAGGCCGAATTCCACATGCTGGCCGCCTTGCTCAAGCGCATCCACGAGGTGGATATCGGCGGCTTCTGA
- a CDS encoding acyl-CoA dehydrogenase yields the protein MDYQAHADALVRHLEITPFLDDLSREGAGVDRDVWAQVVEQAGRVAEALIAPLDPVLDREGARVCDGRVRTAPGHRAAWAQFTQDGWLGLPLPEAVGGMGLPLVLQGACEELFNRASPAFAMLATPGRTAADVLRTSAAPDLAEAWVPQLLSGAWGATICISEPDAGSDVGRIRTRARRGDDGAWRISGEKCWISYGDHDLTGRIGHLMLARSGEESGLRGLSLFLVPDGDGQGQRHGVVLRRIEEKLGLHGSPTCVLGFEEARGHLIGQEGRGLQTLFPMMLQMRLSCGPQGIGVAAGAYATALRYAQERRQGGAPDAPPVAIAAHADVQRMLLGMAGRIETMRALALTCATVLELGGRSGEGQGGWLALAQFLLPIVKDGAARLAFDVSSEALQVLGGAGYTREWPVEQRLRDARVFAVFEGTSGIQAIDMLHRRLWREKGEGLAGFIAVVRAEIGGDARSQALAQAVALLEQTAEALAAMQGAARDAEAGAGAFLDLCGSVAQGWMALRIVQRAGGDPVGLRMQAAARFYLTELPVRAQALAGLATLGAARLDGFAACLD from the coding sequence TTGGATTATCAGGCGCATGCCGATGCTCTTGTCCGGCATCTGGAGATCACCCCGTTTCTGGACGATTTGTCGCGAGAGGGGGCCGGTGTCGATCGCGATGTCTGGGCGCAGGTGGTCGAGCAGGCCGGGCGTGTCGCCGAAGCGCTGATCGCGCCGCTGGACCCGGTGCTCGACCGAGAGGGCGCGCGGGTCTGTGACGGGCGGGTGAGGACCGCACCCGGGCACCGCGCGGCATGGGCGCAGTTCACGCAAGACGGCTGGCTGGGCCTGCCGCTGCCCGAAGCCGTGGGGGGCATGGGGCTGCCGCTGGTGCTGCAAGGCGCCTGTGAGGAGCTGTTCAACCGTGCCTCCCCGGCCTTTGCCATGCTGGCAACGCCGGGCCGCACGGCGGCGGATGTGCTGAGGACCAGCGCGGCCCCGGATCTGGCCGAGGCATGGGTGCCGCAGCTGCTCTCGGGCGCATGGGGCGCGACGATCTGCATTTCCGAGCCCGATGCCGGATCGGATGTGGGCCGCATTCGCACCCGCGCGCGCCGGGGCGATGATGGCGCATGGCGCATCAGCGGCGAGAAATGCTGGATCTCCTATGGCGACCATGACCTCACCGGGCGCATCGGCCATCTCATGCTGGCGCGTTCGGGCGAGGAGAGCGGCTTGCGCGGGCTCAGCCTGTTTCTGGTGCCCGACGGTGACGGGCAGGGCCAGCGCCATGGCGTGGTGCTGCGCCGGATCGAGGAGAAGCTGGGCCTGCATGGCTCGCCGACCTGCGTGCTGGGTTTCGAGGAGGCGCGCGGGCATCTGATCGGTCAGGAAGGCCGGGGGCTCCAGACGCTGTTCCCGATGATGCTGCAGATGCGGTTGTCCTGCGGTCCGCAGGGCATCGGCGTGGCCGCCGGGGCCTATGCGACAGCGCTGCGCTATGCGCAGGAGCGGCGACAGGGCGGAGCGCCCGATGCGCCGCCCGTGGCGATTGCTGCCCATGCCGATGTGCAGCGCATGCTGCTGGGCATGGCGGGCCGGATCGAGACCATGCGCGCTCTGGCGCTGACCTGCGCGACGGTGCTGGAGCTTGGCGGCCGGTCAGGCGAGGGACAGGGCGGCTGGCTGGCGCTGGCCCAGTTTCTGCTTCCCATCGTCAAGGATGGTGCCGCGCGGCTGGCCTTCGATGTGTCGAGCGAGGCGCTGCAGGTGTTGGGCGGGGCGGGTTACACCCGCGAATGGCCGGTGGAGCAGCGGCTGCGTGATGCCCGCGTCTTTGCGGTGTTCGAAGGCACCAGCGGCATTCAGGCCATCGATATGCTGCACCGACGGCTCTGGCGCGAGAAGGGCGAGGGTCTGGCGGGTTTTATCGCTGTGGTTCGGGCCGAGATCGGCGGGGATGCCCGGTCACAGGCTCTGGCCCAAGCCGTCGCTCTGCTGGAGCAGACGGCAGAGGCGCTGGCGGCGATGCAGGGCGCCGCGCGCGATGCCGAAGCGGGCGCGGGGGCCTTTCTCGATCTGTGCGGATCTGTGGCGCAGGGCTGGATGGCCTTGCGGATTGTGCAGCGCGCGGGCGGTGATCCGGTGGGGCTGCGCATGCAGGCGGCGGCGCGCTTCTATCTGACCGAATTGCCGGTCCGGGCGCAGGCGCTGGCCGGGCTCGCCACGCTGGGTGCCGCGCGTCTGGACGGCTTTGCAGCCTGCCTCGACTGA
- a CDS encoding nuclear transport factor 2 family protein — MPDEAALSQRLGALEDRVGTLEDVNAIRRLHWAYGYYIDFNLPDEVAQLFAEDGVVVFLSGEYVGHAGVKRLYGDWIQQRFTGGRPGPVHGLLLDHFQMQDIITVAPDRQSAKGRFRGMLLGGWHDDFQQTREEAMPQQFMEAGIYENDYVREDGVWKIKRLDYMMQWQGNYEEGWAHTTSHLQPATRTWPEDPVGPDRLLPPSVHRPVWPWRHDVPMHFAHPRFGAVLAAREAADAAE, encoded by the coding sequence ATGCCCGATGAAGCAGCTCTGTCGCAGCGCCTTGGCGCCCTTGAAGATCGGGTCGGCACGCTGGAGGATGTGAACGCCATCCGCCGCCTGCACTGGGCCTATGGCTATTACATCGATTTCAACCTGCCCGATGAGGTGGCGCAGCTCTTCGCCGAGGATGGCGTGGTGGTGTTCCTCTCGGGCGAATATGTCGGCCATGCGGGGGTCAAGCGCCTCTATGGCGACTGGATTCAGCAACGCTTTACGGGTGGACGCCCGGGGCCGGTTCACGGCTTGCTGCTCGACCACTTCCAGATGCAGGACATCATCACCGTCGCCCCCGACCGCCAGAGCGCCAAGGGGCGCTTTCGCGGCATGCTGCTGGGCGGCTGGCACGATGATTTTCAGCAGACGCGCGAGGAAGCCATGCCCCAGCAGTTCATGGAGGCCGGCATCTATGAGAACGATTATGTGCGCGAAGATGGCGTGTGGAAGATCAAACGGCTGGATTACATGATGCAGTGGCAGGGCAATTATGAGGAGGGCTGGGCGCACACCACCTCTCATCTGCAGCCCGCCACCCGCACTTGGCCCGAAGACCCCGTGGGGCCGGATCGCCTGTTGCCGCCCAGCGTGCATCGCCCGGTCTGGCCCTGGCGCCATGATGTGCCAATGCATTTTGCCCATCCGCGTTTCGGCGCGGTGCTGGCGGCGCGGGAAGCGGCGGACGCTGCCGAATAG
- a CDS encoding aldehyde dehydrogenase family protein: MKSYPQNYIDGQWIDSKGGRRHAVINPATEGVASEIVLGTAADVDLAVEAARRAFETFSQTSKQERMALIERVIEAYKARIPDIAEAIATEMGCPISTASTAQAGSGVAHLGQALASLAQFEFAEKIGANTVVREPIGVVALITPWNWPMNQIVAKVGPCLAAGCTMILKPSEEAPGSAAIFAEVMEAAGVPAGVFNLVQGDGADVGTALARHPGIDMISFTGSTRAGIMVAKNAADTVKRVSQELGGKSPNIILEGTPLDVALPGGVGGVLLNSGQSCVAPTRMLVHRSQHDEAAQKVGAMFAAKPVGDPLTEGPHIGPVVNKAQYDKIQGLIAKGIEEGATLVTGGLGRPEGLEQGYYVRPTVFADVTPEMTIAQEEIFGPVLVIMPYEDEADALRIANDTPYGLGAYIAGDPVKAGRLVGKLRAGAVFVNAGGLAFDMPFGGYKQSGNGREFGKFGIEEFLEIKSVIGQYQPVEA, encoded by the coding sequence ATGAAAAGCTATCCGCAGAACTACATCGATGGCCAATGGATCGACAGCAAGGGCGGCCGGCGCCATGCGGTGATCAACCCGGCCACCGAGGGCGTCGCCAGCGAGATCGTGCTGGGCACCGCCGCTGATGTCGATCTGGCCGTGGAGGCCGCGCGCCGCGCCTTCGAGACCTTCTCGCAGACCAGCAAGCAGGAGCGCATGGCGCTGATCGAGCGTGTGATCGAGGCCTATAAGGCCCGCATCCCCGACATTGCCGAGGCCATCGCCACCGAAATGGGCTGCCCCATCTCCACGGCGTCCACGGCGCAGGCCGGATCGGGCGTGGCGCATCTGGGGCAGGCGCTGGCCTCGCTGGCGCAGTTCGAGTTTGCCGAGAAGATCGGCGCCAACACCGTGGTGCGCGAGCCCATCGGCGTCGTCGCGCTGATCACGCCGTGGAACTGGCCGATGAACCAGATCGTCGCCAAGGTGGGACCGTGCCTTGCCGCCGGTTGCACCATGATCCTGAAACCCAGCGAGGAAGCGCCCGGCTCTGCCGCGATCTTTGCCGAGGTGATGGAAGCGGCAGGCGTGCCCGCGGGCGTGTTCAATCTGGTGCAGGGCGATGGCGCCGATGTCGGCACCGCTCTGGCGCGGCATCCCGGCATCGACATGATCAGCTTCACCGGATCGACGCGGGCGGGCATCATGGTCGCCAAGAATGCCGCCGATACCGTGAAGCGCGTGTCGCAGGAGCTGGGCGGCAAATCGCCCAACATCATCCTTGAAGGCACGCCGCTCGATGTGGCTTTGCCGGGCGGGGTGGGCGGTGTGCTGCTCAATTCGGGGCAGAGCTGCGTGGCGCCCACGCGCATGCTGGTCCATCGCTCGCAGCATGATGAGGCGGCGCAGAAGGTGGGCGCGATGTTCGCCGCCAAGCCCGTCGGCGATCCGCTGACCGAGGGGCCGCATATCGGCCCGGTGGTCAACAAGGCGCAGTATGACAAGATCCAGGGCCTGATCGCAAAGGGCATCGAGGAAGGCGCCACGCTGGTAACCGGGGGCCTCGGCAGGCCGGAGGGGCTGGAGCAGGGCTATTATGTGCGCCCCACCGTCTTTGCCGATGTGACGCCGGAGATGACCATCGCTCAGGAGGAAATCTTCGGGCCGGTGCTGGTGATCATGCCCTATGAGGATGAGGCCGATGCGCTGCGCATCGCCAATGACACGCCCTATGGTCTGGGCGCCTATATCGCGGGCGATCCGGTCAAAGCGGGCAGGCTGGTGGGCAAATTGCGCGCCGGGGCGGTCTTCGTGAATGCGGGCGGGCTGGCCTTTGACATGCCCTTTGGCGGTTACAAGCAATCGGGCAATGGCCGTGAATTCGGCAAGTTCGGCATCGAGGAGTTCCTCGAAATCAAGTCGGTCATCGGCCAGTATCAGCCGGTCGAGGCATAA